CCGAGGACGCCGACGGGCTCGTCCTGGAGCTCAACACCCCGGGCGGCACCATCTACGGCTCGCGCGCCATCGCCGACGCCGTGGAGCGCTACCAGCAGCGGACCGGCAACCAGGTGATGGCGCACGTGCAGGGGATCTCCGCCTCCGGCGGGGTGTACGCCATGGCCGGGGCCGACCAGATCGTGGCCGACCACGGCAGCCTGGTCGGCAGCATCGGCGTGGTCATGGGCCCGTTCCAGCGCTTCCGCGACGTCACCGGCATCCCGGGCTCGCTGCTCGAGCCGGGCGTGACCACCGAGGGCGGCATCACCGAGGAGTACTTCACGCGGGGCCGCGGCAAGGACCTCGGCAACCCCTACCGCGACATCACCGAGGAGGAGCGTGCCGTCCTCAACGCCGGCCTGGACCGCGAGTACGCGGAGTTCGTGTCGTGGGTGTCCCAGGCGCGGGGCATCCCGGCGCCGACGATCGTCGACCAGCTCGGGGCCTTCGTCTTCGACGGCTACACCGCCGTGGACCGCGGCCTGGTCGACCGGGTCCTGGGCCGCGAGGAGGCCTACCGGTACGCCGCGGAGATGAACGGCGTCGACCCCGAGGACACCCGGGTGGACCGGGTGGCCGGGCCCGGCTTCCTGGAGTCCCTCCTCGGCGCGACCTCCCCCGTGGACGGCACCGGCGCGGCGGCGCCGGAGCCCGGCCGCAGCACCGTCTGCACCGGCGCCCCGCTGGTCCTGGCCCATCACGGGGGGCTGGCGGCGGCCTGCACCGAGGGCTGAGCACCTCAGGCCACTGCGACGCCCGCGCCCGTCCGGTGGGAGAGTGGACGTCGTGACCGAAGCGACCCCTGCCCGACGCGCCGTCCTGCACACCAACCACGGCGACATCACCGTCGACCTGTTCCCCGACCACGCGCCCAAGACGGTGGCGAACTTCGCCGACCTGGCCGAGGGACGCCGGGAGTGGACCCACCCGCAGACCCGCGCGAAGACGACCGACCGCCTCTACGACGGCACCGTGTTCCACCGGATCATCGACGGGTTCATGATCCAGGGCGGTGACCCGCTGGGTCAGGGCATCGGCGGCCCGGGCTACCAGTTCGGCGACGAGATCCACCCCGAGCTGGCCTTCACCAAGCCCTACCTGCTGGCCATGGCCAACGCCGGGCCCGGCACCAACGGCTCGCAGTTCTTCATCACCGTCGCTGCGACCACCTGGCTGACCGGCAAGCACACCATCTTCGGCGAGGTGGCCGACCAGGAGAGCCGGGACGTCGTCGATCGCATCGGCAAGGTGAAGACCGGCCGCGGGGACCGCCCGGCGGAGGACGTCGTCCTGCAGTCCGTCGAGGTGCAGCGCAGCTGACCACCACCCCGGACGACGGGGGCGCCGGCCAGCCACCGCCGGCGCCCCCTGCCCCCGCCTGCTACCGGCACCCCGACCGGCCGACCCGCATCTCCTGCACGCGGTGCGGGCGGCCGATCTGCCCCGAGTGCATGACCCCGGCCTCGGTGGGCTTCCAGTGCCCCGACGACGTGCGCGCCGGCAACGCCGGCGTCCGCCGGGTCCGTCAGACGCCGCTGCTGCGCCGGGCCGGACGGCGGTTCGGCGTCACCACGGTGAGCCTGATCGTGCTCAACGTGGCCGTGTTCGTGGTCACCGCCGTGTCCGCCGGCCTGGCCGGTGCCGACCCGCTGGACAACGAGCTGTCCCCGGTGTTCGCCCGGTTGGCGCAGATCCCCGTGCTGGTCCAGCTGGGGGAGGACTGGCGGCTGCTCACCGCGGCGTTCCTGCACATCGGGTTGATGCACCTGGTCCTCAACATGCTGGCGCTGCTGGTGTTCGGCTCGGAGCTGGAGCGCCAGCTCGGCCGGTGGCGCTACCTGGCGGTCTACGTGGTCTCGCTGCTCGGCGGGGCCGTCGCCCTGCAGCTGTTCGGCGCGCCCGGACGCCCGGTGGCCGGCGCGTCGGCGGCCATCTACGGCCTCCTGGGCGGGCTCGCCGTCGTCATGATGGCCCGCCGGGAGGACCTGCGCGGCCTGCTCACCCTGCTGGCCATCAACGTCTTCGTCAGCTTCCTGCCCGGCGTCTCGCTGCTGGGCCACCTGGGCGGCCTGGTCGCCGGCTTCGTGGCCACCGGCATCGTGGTGCTGGCCCGCCGGCGCACCGAGCTGCAGGTGCTGGGCCTCATGCTGCTCACCGCTTCGCTCGTCGTGGTCGCGCTGACGGTCTCCACGCTCGTCGTCCTCGGCTAGTCGGCCGCAGGGTCCAGGGCCAGCAGCAGCCGGGCGACCTCGGCCGGGTCGGCGCCGAGGTCCAGGCGGCCGAGCACCACCAGCTGCCCGCCGTCGTCGTCCGGCCCCGCGGCGGTGTCCAGCTCCAGCAGCCGCGAGCGCAGGCCGAGGCGCCGGGTGTCGCGCACCCGCACCTGCAGCCGCGCCCACGGCAGCTCGGTGCGGCCACCCAGCCGGCGGACGGCGACCCCGGTCGGCCCGGCCGACAGCCGCGGGCGCAGCAGGCGGTCGCGGGCGGCCAGCCCCAGCAGCAGGACGGCGGCCCCGCCGACCAGGACCCGGCCCAGCGGGTCCAGCAGCACCGCGGCGCCGGCGAGCAGGAGCCCCGCGACCGCCAGGACGGCCGTCTGTCCCGCGGGTGGCGACCACTGCACGGCCCCAGCCTGCCAGCGGGGCCAGGCGGGTGCGTGGACGTCCTACCATCGCCGGACGGGCGGAACACCGCCCCGGTCGACGAGGAGTTCCCATGCGAGACGCCGTCATCTGCGCCGCGGTGCGCACCCCCGTGGGCAAGCGCGGGGGAGGGTTGTCCGGGGTGCACGCCGTCGACCTGTCCGCCGCCGTGCTCGAGGCGCTGGTCGAGCGCGCCGGCGTCGACCCGGCCGTGGTCGACGACGTCTTCTGGGGCTGCGTGAGCCAGGTCGGCGAGCAGACGTTCAACGTCGGCCGCAACGCCGTGCTGGCGGCCGGCTGGCCGGAGTCGGTGCCCGGGACGACGATCGACCGGCAGTGCGGCTCCTCCCAGCAGGCGGTGGCCTTCGCCGCCGCGACCGTCGTGAGCGGCCAGGCCGACGTCGTCGTCGCCGGTGGCGTGGAGTCCATGAGCCGGGTGCCGATGGGCTCCACCTACGCCGAGGCCGCCGGCGCCGGGGCGCCGCTGGGTCCGCGGTTCCTCGAGCGCTACGACGGGGTGTTCCCCAACCAGGGCGTCGGCGCGGAGATGATCGCCGAGCGCTGGGGGTTCTCCCGCACCCGGCTCGACGAGTACTCCCTCGCCTCGCACGAGTCGGCGGCCAAGGCCCAGGCCGACGGCGCCTTCGACGAGGAGATCGTGCCGGTCACCGCGCCGGACGGCACTGTTGTCCGCGCCGACGAGGGCATCCGCCCTGGGGGCACCCTGGAGAAGCTGGCCGCGCTGAAGACCCCGTTCCGCGCCGACGGCGTCATCACCGCCGGCAACGCCAGCCAGATCTCCGACGGGTCGGCCGCGCTGCTGGTCACCACCTCCGAGCGGGCCCGCGAGCTCGGTCTGCGCCCGCTGGTGCGCATCCACACCACCGTGGTGGCCGGGGACGACCCGGTGGTCATGCTCACCGCGCCCATCCCGGCCACGCAGAAGGTGCTGCAGCGGTCCGGCCTGTCCGTCGACGACATCGGCCTGTTCGAGGTCAACGAGGCCTTCGCGCCCGTCCCGCTGGCCTGGCTGGCCGAGACCGGGGTGGACGCCGGCCGACTCAACACCCGCGGCGGCGCCATCGCGCTGGGCCACCCGCTGGGCGGGTCGGGGGCACGCCTGATGACCACCCTCGTCCACAGCATGCTGGCCACCGGGACCCGCTACGGCCTGCAGACGATGTGCGAGGGCGGCGGGATGGCCAACGCCACCGTCCTGGAGCTGCTGGCCTCCGACTGAGGCCCGTGCACGGTCCCCGCCCGGCGGCCCCCGGTCCTCAGCGGACCGGGGGCCGCCGCCGTTCCGCCGGCGGTGCGGGGAGGCGGGCGTCTGCCGTGGTCAGGCGGCGTGTCGGCCTACCACGCCCGGGTCGGGACGGCGACCGGACCCCCGACCTCGGGGCCGGCGACGTGTCGACTCGTCCACAGCGCTGTGCACAACTGGGGATGGACTTACAGTCCTGTAGTCACCGGGGTGCCCTTCCCGTCCCACCCACCACAGGAGCAGTGCAGCCGCAGGTCAGCGGCTCGCCGTCGAACAACCGTCCTCCACATGTCGTGGACAACCCTGGGGGTCCAGCGCCTTGTCGACCTGTGGACAGCGCTCTCCGACTGTGCACAGCGCCGTCTGTGGACAACACTGTGTGTATCCGTGTGATGACAGACGAGCGGCCCCCGTCCCGGGTGGGACGAGGGCCGCAGCGGCGCGGTCCCCCGCTAGCGCCAGCGCATCGACATGACCAGGCCGGCGACCATGAGGCCGAAGCCGATGGCGAAGTTCCAGACGTCGAGCCCGGACATGAACGGGATCTGCTCGCCGGCGACGTAGAACACGACGATCCACAGCAACCCGAGCAGCATGAGGGTCACCATCAGCGGGGCGTACCAGCGCGGGCTCGGCCCGGCGACCCGGGCGGCGGCCGTCCCCGGCTGGCGGGCACCCTGCGGTGGCGTGTAGACCGACTTCTTGCGCACCTTGGACTTGGGCACCGTGCGGACTCCCTCCGGGGCCGGTCCGTCGCGACCGGCCGTGACGGGCCCAGCCTAAGCTGCGGAGGTGGCCACAGCCCGCAGCCTGCGCCCGCGGCTCACCCGCGAGCAGACGGCGTGGGCCGCGCTGGTCCCGGTCGTGGCGCTCGCCGCCGGGCTGCTGTTCGCCACGTCCAGCCAGACCGCCCAGGGCACCGACCTGCGCGGGGGAGAGGCCACCGAGCTGTCCGCGCTCATCCGCGCCCGCGAGGTCGTCGTCGCCGAGCAGCAGGACCAGCTGACGGCGCTGCAGGCCCAGGTGCAGGCCCTCACCGACGCCGCGGCCGCCCGGGACGGCGACGTGGCCGCCGCCCGCGACGCCGGGGACGCCGACCTGCTCTCCGCCGGCCTGCTGCCCCTCACCGGCCCCGGCGTGGAGATCACCCTGGACGACGCCCCACGGCGCCCGGACGGCTCGCTGCCCACGGGGGCCGAGCCCGACGACGTGGTCATCCACCAGTCCGACGTGCAGGCCGTCGTCAACGCCGTGTGGGCCGCGGGCGCCGACGGGGTGGCCATCATGGGCCAGCGGCTGATCGCCACCAGCGCCGTCCGGTGCGTGGGCAACGTGCTGCTCCTGCAGGGCCGCACCTACTCCCCGCCGTTCGTGGTGACCGCCGTGGCCGACGCGGACGCCGTCCGGGCCCAGCTGGCCGCCTCCCCGCAGGTGCGGGTGTTCCAGCAGGCGGTGCAGGACTACGGGCTGGGGTTCGCCGTCCAGGACCGCGGGGAGCTCACCGTGCCGGGGTACGAGGCCCCGCCGGCCATGGAGTACGCCCGGGCCGCGGCCGGCTGACTGGTACACAGGGACCGTGAGCCGGCCGGTCCTCGTCGTCGACAACTTCGACAGCTTCGTCTACAACCTGGTCCAGTACCTGGGCCAGCTGGGCGTGCGCTGCGTCGTGCGGCGCAACGACGCCGTCACCGTCGACGAGCTGGCCGACCTCGACGTCGCGGGCGTGCTGCTGTCCCCCGGCCCGGGGACGCCGGCGCAGGCGGGCGTGACCGTGCCGATGGTGCGCGCGGCCGCGGAGGCCGGCACGCCGGTGCTGGGCGTGTGCCTGGGCCACCAGGCGATCGGCGAGGCCTTCGGTGCCGAGGTCGTGCGCGCCCCCGAGCTGCTGCACGGCAAGACCAGCCAGGTGGTGCACGACGGCGCCGGCGTGCTGGCCGGGCTGCCGTCGCCGTTCACCGCCACCCGCTACCACTCCCTCGCCGTGGACCGCGACACCGTGCCCCCGGAGCTGGAGGTCACCGGCACCACGCCGTCGGGCGTGGTGATGGCGCTGCGGCACCGGGAGCTGCCGGTGGAGGGCGTGCAGTTCCACCCTGAGTCGGTGCTCACCGAGGGCGGCCACCGGATGCTGGCCACCTGGCTGCAGACCTGCGGCCTGCCCGTCGACCCCGCGGCCCTCGAGGCGGCCAGCACCGCGGCCCACCGGCTCACCACCGTCACCACCACCGCCTCCTGAGCGGCGGCGCGGCCGGCCCTCCGCGCGGGCCCGCCGCTCAGCCGCCGGGGGTGTCGGCGGGCGGTTCCGCGGGTCCCTGGACGGTGAGCGTGACCGGGGTGTCCACGGTGACCTGCGAGCCGGCCGGCGGGTCGGTCCCGACGGCCGTCGCCTGCGCGGGGTCGACCTCCTCGCCGGTGGCGTCGACGACGGTGACGTCGGTGAACCCGGCGCCCTCCAGCGCGTCGAGCGCGGCGTTGGCCGACCGGCCGGCGACGTTCGGCACGGCGACGGTCTCCGGCTCGGCCGGGCCGCTGGAGACCTGCAGGGTGATCTCGTCGTCGGCGGACGCCTGCTGGCCGGCCGCGGGGTCGGTGGCGACGACGGTGCCGGCCGGCTGCGCGGCCTCGACCTGCTCGGGGACGACGTTGGTGAAGCCTGCCGCCCGCAGTGCCTGGGTGGCCGCGGCCTGCTGCTGGCCGACCACGTCGGGGACCACGGCGCTGCCGCTGGAGACCTGCAGCGTGACGGTCGTGTCCGGGTCGACCGCCTGGCCCTCGCCCGGCTCGACCCCGGTGACCTGCCCCTCCGGGGCCACGGAGTCGACCTCCTCGGTGGTCACGTCCGAGAAGCCAGCGTTCTCCAGCGTCTCCTCGGCGTCGTCGACGTCGAGGCCGATCACCGCCGGGACCTCCACGGTGTCCGGCCCGACGCCGAGCACGAGCGCCACGGCGCTGCCCTGGTCGACCTGGGTCCCGCTCGGCGGGGTCGTGCCCAGCACGGTGCCGACCTGGGCCTGGTCCTGGGTGACCTGCGTCGTCGACGGGCCCAGGGTCAGCCCGGCGGCCTGCAGCGCCGTCGTGGCCGCCGCCTCCGTCTGACCCACCACGTTGGGCACCGAGACCTGCGTGGCCGCGGGCGCGTCGGCGGCCGGCTCCTCGCCGCCGCGGTTGACCAGCAGGGCCACGGCGACCACGCCGCCGATGAGCAGCAGCCCGGCGACGACCGCGGCGATGACGCGGTTGCGCCGTCGGGCGCGGTCCTCGTCGTCCTCGCCGTCCCAGTCCCGGCCGCCGTAGCCGCCGGGCGGGGCGCCGATGATCGCGGTCTTCTCCGCGTCGCCCATCACCGGTGTGGCCTCGACCCGCTGGCCGGCCAGCGCCCGCAGCAGGTCGCTGCGCATGTCGGCGGCGGACTGGTAGCGGTTGGCCGGGTTCTTGCTCAGCGCCTTGAGCAGGATGGCGTCGAGCTCCGGCGGGACGGCCCGGTTCACCGAGGACGGCAGCCGGGGGTCCTCGCGCACGTGCTGGTAGGCGACCGAGACCGGGGAGTCGCCGGTGAACGGCGGCGCGCCGGTGACCAGCTCGTAGAGCAGGCAGCCGGTCGAGTACACGTCGGACCGGGCGTCGACGCTCTCCCCGCGGGCCTGCTCCGGGGAGAGGTACTGGGCGGTGCCGATCACCGCGGCCGTGGAGGTCATGGTCGCCGCGGAGTCCGACACCGCCCGGGCGATGCCGAAGTCCATGACCTTCACGGTGCCCTCGGGCGTGATCATCACGTTCCCGGGCTTCACGTCGCGGTGCACGATGCCGTTGCGGTGGCTGAAGTCCAGGGCGTTGCAGATGTCGGCCGTGAGGGTCATCGCCTGCTCGGGGGAGAGCACGCCCTCCCGGCGGAGCAGGTCGCGCAGCGTCTCCCCCTCGACGTACTCCATGACGATGTACGGGGTGGCCCCGCGCGCGGTGCGGTCCTCGCCGGTGTCGTACACCGCGACGATGGCCGGGTGGTTCAGCGACGCCGCGGCCTGCGCCTCCCGGCGGAAGCGGACCTGGAAGGAGGGGTCCCGGGCGAGGTCCTGGCGCAGCACCTTGACCGCCACCTCGCGGTTGAGCCGCAGGTCACGGCCGCGGTGCACCTCGGCCATGCCGCCGCGGCCGAGCACCCCGCCGATCTCGTAGCGCTCGCCCAGCACGGGAGGCGTGGTCATCGGAGGTCCTCTCGGGCGGTGCGGTGCTGCGTCCGGGCGGGGCTCGGCGCACCGCATCGGACGGTGGGGCCGGCGGGCAGCCTAACGGCTGCGACCCCCCGGGCCCGGGTGGCGCGAGGGGGGCGGCTCACTCGCCCGCGCCTCCGGTCGTCGGCGCCGCCTGCCCCTCGACGTCGGTGCCCGGGGTCGCCGGGGCGCTGGGCGACGGGGACGCCGGCGGGGAGTTGCCCGGGAGGGTGGTGCTCGGCGAGGCCGTCCCATCGCCCGGCGGGTCGGCCGTGGGGGCCGTGGTGGCGGTGGGCGTGGGGTCCGCGCCTCCGCGGCGCTGCCCGCTGTCGTCGTCGCGCTCGTCGTCGTCGTCCCGGCCGGTGTCGCCGGCCTGCCCCTCGTCGCTGCCGGTCGTCGGGGCGGGGGCCGTCGTGGGTGCCGGCGCGGCCGTGGTCGGGGCGGCGGGGGCGTCGTCCTGGCCGGTGCCGGTGCCGGTGTCCGGCCCACCGGTCTCCGGGGCGTAGTCCCGGGGGGCGTAGTAGAGGGTGACGGTGGAGCCCACCGCCACGTCCTCGCCGTACGGGTCGGTGGTGACCACGTCGCCCTCGTCCAGCGCCTGGCCCAGCGCGGCGAGGTCGTCGGCGTCGGCCTCCTCGGTGGACACCACCAGACCCTGGCCGGCCAGCAGCGCCTCGACGTCGCCGACGGGGTCGCCGACGTAGGCGGCGCTGTCGACGAGCACCGTCCCCGGGGCGGCGGCCTCGGTCGGCGCGGTGGTGGCGGTGGGGTCGGCCGTGGTGCCCGCCGGGTCCCCGTCGCCGCCGGTCAGCAGGAACGCGGCGCCCGCGCCGAGCAGCAGGAGCACCAGCAGGCCGGCCACCAGCAGCGGCCAGCGGCTGCGCCGGCCGCCGTCGGCACCGGCCGGGGCGGAGCCGTCCCCGTCGTCCTCCGGGGGACGGCGCAGCGGTGGCACGGCGTGCGCCGACGTCCGCGCGCCGGTGACCGGCGCACCGCCCACCGAGGCGGCGCCCATCACCTGCGTGCGGGTGTCGGCGAGGTCGTCGACGACCTCGGTCCGGGCTGCGGCACCGGTGGCCGGCGGCACGGGCGGCATGGTCCCGGGGCCCGGTGCCCGGACGGCGGGGGCCTGACCGGAGACGCGTCCGTTGCCGGAGGCCGGACCCGCCGCGGCGGCCAGGCCCGTCCCGGCGGCCAGGCCGTGGCCGGCCAGACCGTTGCCGGCGGCTCGACCGTTCCCGGCGGCCAGGCCGTCGCCGGCGGCCACCGACCGGACGGCGGTGGCGAACGCGGCGCCGTCGGGGAACCGGTCGGCGGGGTCCTTGGCCAGGGCGCGCTCGACCAGCAGCCGCACCGCCGGAGGCACCTCGGTCGGCAGCGGCGGCGGCGGCCGGTTGATGTGCGCCAGGGCCACCGCGACCTGCGACGTCCCGTCGAAGGGGCGGCCGCCGGTCAGGCACTCGTAGCCGACGACGCCGAGGGAGTAGACGTCGGAGGCGGCGGTGACCTCGAAGCCCTGCGCCTGCTCGGGGGAGAGGTACTGGGCCGTGCCGACGACCATGCCGGTGCGGGTCAGCGGGGTGGCGTCCCGGGCCCGGGCGATGCCGAAGTCGGTCAGCTTCACCACGCCGTCGGGCCGGACGATGAGGTTGCCCGGCTTGATGTCG
This window of the Geodermatophilus sp. DSM 44513 genome carries:
- a CDS encoding aminodeoxychorismate/anthranilate synthase component II; the encoded protein is MSRPVLVVDNFDSFVYNLVQYLGQLGVRCVVRRNDAVTVDELADLDVAGVLLSPGPGTPAQAGVTVPMVRAAAEAGTPVLGVCLGHQAIGEAFGAEVVRAPELLHGKTSQVVHDGAGVLAGLPSPFTATRYHSLAVDRDTVPPELEVTGTTPSGVVMALRHRELPVEGVQFHPESVLTEGGHRMLATWLQTCGLPVDPAALEAASTAAHRLTTVTTTAS
- a CDS encoding peptidylprolyl isomerase — encoded protein: MTEATPARRAVLHTNHGDITVDLFPDHAPKTVANFADLAEGRREWTHPQTRAKTTDRLYDGTVFHRIIDGFMIQGGDPLGQGIGGPGYQFGDEIHPELAFTKPYLLAMANAGPGTNGSQFFITVAATTWLTGKHTIFGEVADQESRDVVDRIGKVKTGRGDRPAEDVVLQSVEVQRS
- the crgA gene encoding cell division protein CrgA, with translation MPKSKVRKKSVYTPPQGARQPGTAAARVAGPSPRWYAPLMVTLMLLGLLWIVVFYVAGEQIPFMSGLDVWNFAIGFGLMVAGLVMSMRWR
- a CDS encoding DUF881 domain-containing protein, which gives rise to MATARSLRPRLTREQTAWAALVPVVALAAGLLFATSSQTAQGTDLRGGEATELSALIRAREVVVAEQQDQLTALQAQVQALTDAAAARDGDVAAARDAGDADLLSAGLLPLTGPGVEITLDDAPRRPDGSLPTGAEPDDVVIHQSDVQAVVNAVWAAGADGVAIMGQRLIATSAVRCVGNVLLLQGRTYSPPFVVTAVADADAVRAQLAASPQVRVFQQAVQDYGLGFAVQDRGELTVPGYEAPPAMEYARAAAG
- a CDS encoding serine/threonine-protein kinase yields the protein MTLSTGTMLAGRYEITAPIATGGMGEVWRARDRVLDREVAAKVLRSEFTGDPSFLARFRNEARHTAALSHPNIASVYDYGETEDDRGSQLAFLVMELVEGKPLVTILHEEGTLPVDWTLHVLGQAADGLSAAHHAGVVHRDIKPGNLIVRPDGVVKLTDFGIARARDATPLTRTGMVVGTAQYLSPEQAQGFEVTAASDVYSLGVVGYECLTGGRPFDGTSQVAVALAHINRPPPPLPTEVPPAVRLLVERALAKDPADRFPDGAAFATAVRSVAAGDGLAAGNGRAAGNGLAGHGLAAGTGLAAAAGPASGNGRVSGQAPAVRAPGPGTMPPVPPATGAAARTEVVDDLADTRTQVMGAASVGGAPVTGARTSAHAVPPLRRPPEDDGDGSAPAGADGGRRSRWPLLVAGLLVLLLLGAGAAFLLTGGDGDPAGTTADPTATTAPTEAAAPGTVLVDSAAYVGDPVGDVEALLAGQGLVVSTEEADADDLAALGQALDEGDVVTTDPYGEDVAVGSTVTLYYAPRDYAPETGGPDTGTGTGQDDAPAAPTTAAPAPTTAPAPTTGSDEGQAGDTGRDDDDERDDDSGQRRGGADPTPTATTAPTADPPGDGTASPSTTLPGNSPPASPSPSAPATPGTDVEGQAAPTTGGAGE
- a CDS encoding rhomboid family intramembrane serine protease, which gives rise to MTPASVGFQCPDDVRAGNAGVRRVRQTPLLRRAGRRFGVTTVSLIVLNVAVFVVTAVSAGLAGADPLDNELSPVFARLAQIPVLVQLGEDWRLLTAAFLHIGLMHLVLNMLALLVFGSELERQLGRWRYLAVYVVSLLGGAVALQLFGAPGRPVAGASAAIYGLLGGLAVVMMARREDLRGLLTLLAINVFVSFLPGVSLLGHLGGLVAGFVATGIVVLARRRTELQVLGLMLLTASLVVVALTVSTLVVLG
- a CDS encoding S49 family peptidase; this encodes MPPPAPPSPFRRGLGLGFGASLGAGLALGTVGLGLVVVMVLALVGLASAGGEAETTGPVTETVWGEPTAGARLIAVPVTGVILGGASDGATFGGSTYGYEVADTIDSLTAEDADGLVLELNTPGGTIYGSRAIADAVERYQQRTGNQVMAHVQGISASGGVYAMAGADQIVADHGSLVGSIGVVMGPFQRFRDVTGIPGSLLEPGVTTEGGITEEYFTRGRGKDLGNPYRDITEEERAVLNAGLDREYAEFVSWVSQARGIPAPTIVDQLGAFVFDGYTAVDRGLVDRVLGREEAYRYAAEMNGVDPEDTRVDRVAGPGFLESLLGATSPVDGTGAAAPEPGRSTVCTGAPLVLAHHGGLAAACTEG
- the pknB gene encoding Stk1 family PASTA domain-containing Ser/Thr kinase, with the protein product MTTPPVLGERYEIGGVLGRGGMAEVHRGRDLRLNREVAVKVLRQDLARDPSFQVRFRREAQAAASLNHPAIVAVYDTGEDRTARGATPYIVMEYVEGETLRDLLRREGVLSPEQAMTLTADICNALDFSHRNGIVHRDVKPGNVMITPEGTVKVMDFGIARAVSDSAATMTSTAAVIGTAQYLSPEQARGESVDARSDVYSTGCLLYELVTGAPPFTGDSPVSVAYQHVREDPRLPSSVNRAVPPELDAILLKALSKNPANRYQSAADMRSDLLRALAGQRVEATPVMGDAEKTAIIGAPPGGYGGRDWDGEDDEDRARRRNRVIAAVVAGLLLIGGVVAVALLVNRGGEEPAADAPAATQVSVPNVVGQTEAAATTALQAAGLTLGPSTTQVTQDQAQVGTVLGTTPPSGTQVDQGSAVALVLGVGPDTVEVPAVIGLDVDDAEETLENAGFSDVTTEEVDSVAPEGQVTGVEPGEGQAVDPDTTVTLQVSSGSAVVPDVVGQQQAAATQALRAAGFTNVVPEQVEAAQPAGTVVATDPAAGQQASADDEITLQVSSGPAEPETVAVPNVAGRSANAALDALEGAGFTDVTVVDATGEEVDPAQATAVGTDPPAGSQVTVDTPVTLTVQGPAEPPADTPGG
- a CDS encoding acetyl-CoA C-acyltransferase — its product is MRDAVICAAVRTPVGKRGGGLSGVHAVDLSAAVLEALVERAGVDPAVVDDVFWGCVSQVGEQTFNVGRNAVLAAGWPESVPGTTIDRQCGSSQQAVAFAAATVVSGQADVVVAGGVESMSRVPMGSTYAEAAGAGAPLGPRFLERYDGVFPNQGVGAEMIAERWGFSRTRLDEYSLASHESAAKAQADGAFDEEIVPVTAPDGTVVRADEGIRPGGTLEKLAALKTPFRADGVITAGNASQISDGSAALLVTTSERARELGLRPLVRIHTTVVAGDDPVVMLTAPIPATQKVLQRSGLSVDDIGLFEVNEAFAPVPLAWLAETGVDAGRLNTRGGAIALGHPLGGSGARLMTTLVHSMLATGTRYGLQTMCEGGGMANATVLELLASD
- a CDS encoding PH domain-containing protein; translated protein: MQWSPPAGQTAVLAVAGLLLAGAAVLLDPLGRVLVGGAAVLLLGLAARDRLLRPRLSAGPTGVAVRRLGGRTELPWARLQVRVRDTRRLGLRSRLLELDTAAGPDDDGGQLVVLGRLDLGADPAEVARLLLALDPAAD